CACCTACGACTACGAGGGCCACACCTACTTCTTCTGCAACCCGAAGTGCCGGGAGAAGTTTCGCGCGGAGCCCCACAAGTATCTCCAGCCGAAGGCCGAGGTGCCTCCCGCTGGCCCTCCGGGCACGGTGTACATCTGCCCGATGGATCCCGAGGTCCGCCAGGACCACCCGGGGGCATGCCCGAAGTGTGGCATGGCGCTGGAGCCCGAGGCGCCCGTGGCCGCGACGAAGACAGAGTACGTCTGCCCCATGCACCCGCAGGTGGTGCGGGATGCCCCGGGCAGCTGCCCCATCTGCGGCATGGCGCTGGAGCCTCGTACTGTAGCGCTGGAAGAGGCGCCGGACCCCGAGCTGCTCAGCATGACGCGGCGGCTCTGGGTATCCCTGGCGCTGTCCGTTCCCGTCGTGTTCCTGGGCATGTCGGACCTGCTGCCGGGGCAGCCCGTGCAGCGGCAGCTCTCTGCCTCGGCCCTGGCGTGGGTGCAGCTCGTGCTGGCCTCGCCGGTGGTGCTGTGGGGCGGGTGGCCCTTCTTCCAGCGGGGCGCGGCCTCGGTGCGCAATCGGCACCTCAACATGTTCACCCTCATCGCGCTGGGTACGGGCGCGGCGTACCTCTTCAGCGTCTTCGCCACGCTCTTCCCTGGTGCGCTGCCGCATGCCTTCACCGGCCACGGGGGCAGCATCCCTGTCTACTTCGAGGCGGCCGCGGCCATCATCACGCTGGTGCTCCTGGGACAGGTGCTGGAGCTGCGCGCGCGGCGAGCCACCTCGGGAGCGCTCCGGGCCCTGCTGAGCCTGGCTCCCACGACGGCCCGCCGCCTCCGTGACGACGGGCAGGAGGAGGACGTTCCCCTGGAGCACGTCCATCCCGGAGAGCGGCTCCGGGTGCGTCCGGGCGAGAAGGTCCCCGTGGACGGCGTGGTGCTGGAGGGTGAGAGCGCGGTGGACGAGTCCATGGTTACGGGCGAGTCCCTCCCGGTGGAGAAGGCGCCAGGCGCCAAGGTGACCGGTGGTACCGTCAACGGCACGGGCAGCCTGGTCATGCGGGCCGAGCGGGTGGGGCGCGACACGCTGCTGGCTCGCATCGTCCAGCGAGTCAGCGAGGCCCAGCGCACCCGCGCGCCGATCCAGCGGCTGGCCGACAAGGTGTCTTCCATCTTCGTGCCCACCGTCATCGCGGTGGCGGTGCTCACGGCCATCATCTGGGGCGTCTGGGGGCCGGAGCCTCGCCTGGCGTACGCGCTGGTGAACGCGGTGGCCGTGCTCATCATCGCCTGCCCGTGCGCGCTGGGCCTGGCCACGCCCATCTCGGTGGTGGTGGGCACGGGGCGCGGCGCGCAGGTGGGCGTGCTCATCCGGGACGCGGCGGCGCTCGAGCGGATGGAGCAGGTGGACACGCTCGTGGTGGACAAGACGGGCACGCTCACGGAGGGCAAGCCGCGGCTGGTGGCGGTGGTGCCGCAGGCCGGCTTCGAGGAGACGCGCCTGCTGCGGCTGGCCGCCAGCCTGGAGCGTGGCAGCGAGCACCCGCTGGCCGCAGCCATCGTGGCGGGAGCGCAGGAGCGGGGCGTGGTGCTCACGCAGGTTCAGGACTTCCGCTCCATCACCGGCAAGGGCGTGACGGGGCGGGTGGATGGGGACGCCGTGGCCCTGGGCAACGTGGCGCTGCTGGCGGAGCTGGAGGTGGAGCCGGGAGCGCTGGCCGAGCGCGCCGAGGCCCTGCGGCGGGAGGGGCAGACGGTCGTCTTCGTGGTGGCCGGGGGGAAGGCGGCGGGGGTGCTCGGGGTGGCGGACCCCATCAAGCTGTCCACGCCCGAGGCGCTCACCCAGCTGCGCCGCGAGGGCCTGCGGGTGGTGATGCTCACGGGGGACAGCCGCACCACGGCGGAGGCGGTGGCTCGCAAGCTGGGCATCACCGAGGTGGTGGCGGAGGTGCTCCCGGAGGCCAAGGGAGACGTGGTGAAGAAGCTCCAGGCCGAGGGCCGCGTGGTGGCCATGGCCGGGGACGGCGTCAACGATGCGCCCGCCCTCGCGCAAGCGGACGTGGGCATCGCCATGGGCACGGGGACGGACATCGCCATGGAGAGCGCCGGGGTGACGCTGGTGAAGGGCGATCTGCTCGGCATCGTCCGGGCCCGGAAGCTCAGCCAGGGCACGCTGCGCAACATCCGGCAGAACCTGTTCTTCGCCTTCGTCTACAACACGCTGGGTGTGCCGCTGGCGGCCGGGGCGCTCTACCCGCTCTTCGGCCTGCTGCTGAGCCCGATGTTCGCCAGCGCGGCCATGAGCCTGTCGTCGGTGTCCGTCATCGGCAACGCGCTGCGCCTGCGCAGGCTGTCGCTCTAGCCCCCGGGCGTGGAGGCCACCTGGGCTGGCGAGCGGACATCGGGCCATCTCCGAGCGTGCACCCGGCGAGCGGCTCGCTAGACTGTGAGGCATGAGTCCTCGCGAGGAGGCACGAACGCCGGGTGCGCCCGCCGGCAACATCTCGGTGGTCCACCTGCCGAACTGCTGG
The window above is part of the Hyalangium gracile genome. Proteins encoded here:
- a CDS encoding heavy metal translocating P-type ATPase; translated protein: MSQQPHSSAEHPHSHSHGHVAAPGQDDGRPVDPVCGMKVNPQAPKGGTYDYEGHTYFFCNPKCREKFRAEPHKYLQPKAEVPPAGPPGTVYICPMDPEVRQDHPGACPKCGMALEPEAPVAATKTEYVCPMHPQVVRDAPGSCPICGMALEPRTVALEEAPDPELLSMTRRLWVSLALSVPVVFLGMSDLLPGQPVQRQLSASALAWVQLVLASPVVLWGGWPFFQRGAASVRNRHLNMFTLIALGTGAAYLFSVFATLFPGALPHAFTGHGGSIPVYFEAAAAIITLVLLGQVLELRARRATSGALRALLSLAPTTARRLRDDGQEEDVPLEHVHPGERLRVRPGEKVPVDGVVLEGESAVDESMVTGESLPVEKAPGAKVTGGTVNGTGSLVMRAERVGRDTLLARIVQRVSEAQRTRAPIQRLADKVSSIFVPTVIAVAVLTAIIWGVWGPEPRLAYALVNAVAVLIIACPCALGLATPISVVVGTGRGAQVGVLIRDAAALERMEQVDTLVVDKTGTLTEGKPRLVAVVPQAGFEETRLLRLAASLERGSEHPLAAAIVAGAQERGVVLTQVQDFRSITGKGVTGRVDGDAVALGNVALLAELEVEPGALAERAEALRREGQTVVFVVAGGKAAGVLGVADPIKLSTPEALTQLRREGLRVVMLTGDSRTTAEAVARKLGITEVVAEVLPEAKGDVVKKLQAEGRVVAMAGDGVNDAPALAQADVGIAMGTGTDIAMESAGVTLVKGDLLGIVRARKLSQGTLRNIRQNLFFAFVYNTLGVPLAAGALYPLFGLLLSPMFASAAMSLSSVSVIGNALRLRRLSL